One Streptomyces sp. P9-A2 DNA window includes the following coding sequences:
- a CDS encoding ATP-binding protein → MNEGAAQVRLLPRTDAHDRPCLLLTEGDGPASRLADRMESMQTSLAGRLLGRTRDLLVAGGMSSNALGLLAGQLADALADVLVVAESRRRRLPGAADHVPAFVLPGLRAYSLRTFPGQDLASARAARRHVRDTVQQWGLSPEAVDDLELITGELVANALEHTDSRTITVTCGLTAEAAAVGVTDEGESGAAVVPEVPRGEQENGRGLLITDALAARWGSLRTGEGLTVWAEMAVDVGSPGARGGSYEAGRERL, encoded by the coding sequence ATGAACGAGGGAGCGGCTCAGGTGCGGCTCCTGCCCCGGACCGATGCTCATGACCGGCCCTGCCTCCTGCTCACGGAGGGGGACGGTCCCGCCTCCCGGCTCGCCGACCGGATGGAGAGCATGCAGACGAGTCTCGCGGGCCGGCTTCTCGGCCGGACGCGGGACCTGCTGGTGGCGGGAGGAATGTCCAGCAACGCTCTCGGGCTGCTCGCCGGTCAGTTGGCCGACGCGCTGGCGGATGTGCTGGTGGTGGCCGAGTCGCGGCGCCGTCGGCTTCCCGGAGCGGCCGATCACGTGCCGGCGTTCGTCCTGCCCGGCCTCCGTGCTTACAGCTTGCGCACGTTCCCCGGCCAGGACCTCGCCTCCGCCCGGGCCGCCCGACGTCATGTGCGGGACACCGTCCAGCAGTGGGGCCTGTCGCCGGAAGCCGTGGACGATCTGGAGCTGATCACCGGGGAGCTGGTCGCGAATGCCCTGGAGCACACCGACAGCCGCACCATCACGGTCACGTGCGGTCTGACCGCCGAAGCCGCCGCGGTCGGCGTGACCGACGAGGGGGAGAGCGGCGCGGCAGTGGTGCCCGAGGTGCCGAGGGGCGAGCAGGAGAACGGACGCGGTCTGCTGATCACGGATGCGCTGGCCGCCCGGTGGGGAAGCCTGCGAACGGGCGAAGGTCTGACGGTCTGGGCCGAGATGGCCGTTGATGTGGGCTCGCCAGGTGCTCGGGGCGGCTCGTATGAGGCCGGGCGAGAAAGGCTGTAG
- a CDS encoding helix-turn-helix domain-containing protein — MQIARGLKALRTGADLTQSEVAKRAGVSVGTVNRYETWQDKARLRIPTVRAIADSCGATPEESGALIELVRNQDSGWWMDHPAVPEVMDPLMSFEDVADYEHVFANALVPGLLQTPRYALALHQAQDVRTEPDVIASKVDARIKRQAVLDRSPALHLWVVLDDAVLRRRVGGVEVMAEQIDHLIAVARCPHVDIQVLQFTAGAHAAGSGGHFLLLGRDNADDPPSSMNVVYLELHKRGLYLDAPADVQNYKLMFDYLRSQAANTSASLELLTAARQELTR; from the coding sequence ATGCAGATCGCCCGCGGCCTCAAGGCGCTGCGTACCGGCGCCGACCTGACGCAGTCCGAAGTCGCCAAACGGGCGGGGGTCTCCGTCGGGACCGTCAACCGGTATGAGACATGGCAGGACAAGGCCCGGCTCAGGATTCCCACGGTGAGAGCCATCGCCGACTCATGCGGTGCCACACCGGAAGAGTCGGGGGCTCTGATCGAACTCGTCCGCAATCAGGACAGTGGCTGGTGGATGGACCATCCCGCTGTGCCCGAGGTCATGGACCCCCTGATGTCCTTCGAGGACGTCGCCGATTACGAGCACGTCTTCGCCAACGCCCTGGTACCGGGCCTGCTCCAGACGCCGCGATACGCGCTCGCCCTTCACCAGGCGCAGGACGTACGCACGGAGCCCGACGTGATCGCGAGCAAGGTGGATGCGCGCATCAAGCGCCAGGCCGTACTGGACCGCTCCCCCGCGCTGCACCTGTGGGTGGTACTGGACGACGCCGTCCTCAGACGGCGCGTCGGTGGTGTGGAGGTCATGGCGGAGCAGATCGATCATCTGATCGCCGTGGCGCGGTGTCCCCATGTGGACATCCAAGTGCTCCAGTTCACCGCCGGCGCCCACGCCGCCGGGTCAGGAGGCCACTTCCTGCTCCTTGGTCGCGACAACGCGGACGACCCTCCCAGCAGCATGAACGTGGTCTACCTGGAGCTCCACAAGCGAGGGCTCTATCTCGACGCACCGGCCGATGTGCAGAACTACAAACTCATGTTTGACTACCTGCGATCGCAGGCGGCCAACACGTCGGCGAGTCTCGAACTGTTGACCGCAGCACGACAGGAGCTGACCCGATGA
- a CDS encoding DUF397 domain-containing protein translates to MNERATTAQLGAAPWFKSSFSAADNECVEVAHTRTQVGIRDSKVTTHDGFVVGTDAFTGFIDGLKDSVNR, encoded by the coding sequence ATGAACGAAAGAGCAACCACAGCTCAGCTCGGCGCAGCGCCATGGTTCAAAAGCAGCTTCAGCGCGGCGGACAACGAATGCGTCGAGGTGGCCCACACTCGCACGCAGGTGGGCATACGCGACTCCAAAGTCACCACGCACGATGGCTTCGTGGTGGGTACCGACGCGTTCACCGGATTCATCGACGGACTCAAGGACAGCGTCAACCGTTGA